A stretch of the Asticcacaulis sp. ZE23SCel15 genome encodes the following:
- a CDS encoding class I SAM-dependent methyltransferase, giving the protein MSQSQISPDHLTSSDTVSAASGGKTSTFGFREVDAKEKANLVHGVFKNVASKYDVMNDVMSVGVHHLWKDAACARLNPQPGEIIVDCAGGTGDIARRLAKLARRAKARRGSDKDAHIRIIDYNQAMIEAGIAKGTEPELTWTVGDAMNLPLDDASIDAYIISFGIRNVADVSQALREAKRVLKPGGRFLCLEFSHPKSGVIASVYDAYAFKVIPFMGQMVAGDRDSYQYLVESIKRFPDQDRFRDMMTEAGFKRATYTNFTGGVCALHHGWA; this is encoded by the coding sequence ATGAGCCAGTCCCAGATTTCACCCGATCACCTCACCTCTTCTGACACGGTATCAGCCGCCTCAGGCGGTAAAACCTCAACCTTTGGCTTTCGCGAAGTCGATGCGAAAGAAAAGGCCAATCTGGTGCACGGCGTCTTTAAAAACGTCGCCTCAAAATATGACGTGATGAACGATGTCATGTCGGTCGGTGTCCATCATCTGTGGAAGGATGCCGCCTGCGCGCGCCTTAATCCGCAACCGGGTGAAATCATTGTCGATTGCGCGGGTGGCACCGGTGATATTGCCCGCAGGCTGGCCAAGTTGGCACGGCGAGCCAAAGCCCGCAGGGGGTCGGACAAAGATGCCCATATCCGCATAATTGACTATAATCAGGCCATGATCGAAGCGGGTATCGCCAAAGGCACTGAGCCGGAACTGACCTGGACGGTCGGGGATGCCATGAACCTGCCGCTCGATGACGCCAGCATCGACGCCTACATCATCTCGTTCGGCATCCGTAATGTCGCCGATGTCTCTCAGGCCCTGCGTGAAGCCAAGCGCGTGCTGAAACCCGGCGGGCGGTTCCTATGCTTAGAGTTTTCGCATCCGAAATCGGGCGTGATCGCCTCGGTCTATGATGCCTATGCCTTCAAGGTCATACCGTTCATGGGCCAGATGGTGGCCGGTGACCGCGACTCCTATCAGTATCTGGTCGAAAGCATCAAGCGCTTCCCCGATCAGGACCGTTTCCGCGACATGATGACTGAGGCCGGTTTTAAGCGCGCCACCTATACCAACTTCACCGGCGGAGTCTGTGCGCTGCATCACGGATGGGCGTAA
- a CDS encoding response regulator — MSNFSRVMALVVDDNHYMRVIVCTMLRAMGITNIREASDGAEALEIVRDWRPDVIIVDLVMETIDGIEFTRLLRTGTDSPHPYVPIIMMTGHTDRSKVIAARDAGVNEFVAKPLTAQGLISRMKSVIENERAWVKCSTYTGPDRRRRKNAAYPGPYRRASDKAEGKA; from the coding sequence TTGAGTAATTTTTCCCGTGTCATGGCGTTGGTAGTGGATGATAACCATTACATGCGGGTTATCGTCTGCACCATGTTGCGTGCCATGGGGATCACCAATATCCGCGAAGCCTCGGATGGGGCTGAGGCTCTTGAGATCGTGCGCGACTGGCGCCCTGACGTTATCATCGTCGACCTTGTGATGGAAACGATCGACGGTATCGAATTTACCCGCCTTTTGCGTACCGGAACCGACAGTCCGCACCCTTATGTGCCGATCATCATGATGACCGGCCACACCGACCGCTCCAAGGTCATTGCCGCGCGCGATGCCGGGGTCAATGAGTTCGTGGCCAAGCCTCTGACGGCGCAGGGCCTGATCAGCCGGATGAAAAGTGTCATTGAGAATGAGCGCGCCTGGGTCAAATGCTCGACCTATACCGGCCCGGACCGCAGGCGCCGCAAAAATGCTGCCTATCCCGGCCCTTACCGGCGCGCCTCAGACAAGGCCGAAGGAAAAGCATAG